ACTCGCACTTGAAGATGGGGTGACAGTGTTATTCTGTCATGGTGACAGATTAAAAACAATGGCTCACGGGTTAAGCAAATGTTAGGCTGACCCTTCGGGCAAAGGAAATATAGATGGAAAATAAAAAACAGTTTATAGGTGCTAAACCTGTAGGACTTCTTGGAAAAATAGCTGGCATATTAATGAATATAATTCATAAGAAAGAGTACCAGAAAATAGCACTGAACATACATGAAGAATCAAACAATAATACTAAAACAATTGTGGATATCGGTTGTGGTGGAGGTATTACTCTAAAAATATTTTCTAAAACATTTAATAGCGCAACTGTTATTGGAATAGATTATTCACAGGAAATGGTTAATTTGTCCTTAAGAATAAATAGAAAATATGTAAAAACCGGAAGGGTAATAGTCAAAAAATGTGATGTTGAACATATACTTCTTGATAATAATTCAATAGATTTAATAACAGCTTTTGATAATATCAATTTTTGGGTAAATTATAGCAGTGCATTTAAAGAAATTAAAAGAATCCTCAAACCAAATGGGCTGTTTTACATAATTAACGGTTATCCAAAAATTGGAACCAACTGGTATGATTTTGTAAAATTCAAAAATGAAGAAGAATATAGAAATTTGTTAGAATCAAATGGGCTAAGTGTTGAATCTATAGAAATTATCAAGAGTACAATAATAGTAAAGGGGAAATTGGTCTAACAACTGCTTCCACCTGACAATTCCTGTTGTCATGGTTTGTGCTCGTCGCTTCGCTCGGTACAAACCACGCCAAGCCCTTTGGACTGGAATTGCAAGTTAAGCAAATGTTTTGTTTGCTAAGAGCATAAAGCGAAATTTAATGGGATTAAATAAAGACAAAATTTTAATTGGCATGAAAATGCCTGTTGCATTATTTGTTAAATCAATAAGGAATTATATATAGAAAATAGATTATTTATAATATATATTTTTTCGAAATCCGGGGAGTATTTATGGAAGTTTCTGTTTTAATAGCAGTCATTGCATTTGTATCATCTTTGTTGGGCGCAATAGTTACACAATCAATTAATTTTATTATTTCTAAAATGAAGCATAGAGTTGATAAACGACAAATTAAAATAGAAATACATAAACCAATTATTGAAAAACAATTTAAAATATGTTCAGTAATTGAATATTTGCGAATACATTATACCAAACTATTAATTGATTTTAAAACATTAGAAATTAAATCTATAGATAAAGATGAGAAAAAGAAATTATATAATAAAGCTAATTTCCATATTGCTCAAATTGAAAATAAATTACAAGAATTTGATAGTATATGGACTGACGTAAAAATTTCATTAAACAAAAAAAATGAAATGAAAACTAGAGGATATAGACATACTATATGGGCTTCAGTAGAAAGGATTATTCCATATGCAAAAAATATATTTAATAATAAAGAAATTTTTGAAATAAATGAAATCAATACTGTAAAACTAGAAATTGAAAAAAGTCTTAACGATTTAGATTTGATATATCATGAAATTAAGGAATTAATTAATGATATAAGTACTTTACGATA
The nucleotide sequence above comes from Candidatus Delongbacteria bacterium. Encoded proteins:
- a CDS encoding class I SAM-dependent methyltransferase, translating into MENKKQFIGAKPVGLLGKIAGILMNIIHKKEYQKIALNIHEESNNNTKTIVDIGCGGGITLKIFSKTFNSATVIGIDYSQEMVNLSLRINRKYVKTGRVIVKKCDVEHILLDNNSIDLITAFDNINFWVNYSSAFKEIKRILKPNGLFYIINGYPKIGTNWYDFVKFKNEEEYRNLLESNGLSVESIEIIKSTIIVKGKLV